A section of the Telopea speciosissima isolate NSW1024214 ecotype Mountain lineage chromosome 3, Tspe_v1, whole genome shotgun sequence genome encodes:
- the LOC122655397 gene encoding uncharacterized protein LOC122655397 encodes MTDSAQETVASSIPPATLLISSPYFLHSNDQPGASLVTPQLDGDNYPTWNRSMLMALEAKNKISFIDGSLPIPATSSADYAHWVRCNSMVKSWLVHSTIPSISHSILWIDSAHAIWTDLQDRFSPKNAPRIFEIRRALSTHVQGSDSISAYYTIVKGYRDELLSYRALPNCSCGALKTLQDFLNTDHLLDFLQGLNDNYAAVRSQILLMDPLPTVAKAYSLLLQEER; translated from the coding sequence GCTACGTTGCTGATCTCTTCTCCATATTTCTTACATTCGAATGATCAGCCGGGTGCATCACTTGTTACTCCACAATTAGATGGTGACAATTATCCGACATGGAACCGTTCCATGTTGATGGCTCTTGAAGCCAAGAACAAAATCAGTTTTATTGATGGCTCTCTTCCGATTCCGGCAACTTCATCTGCAGATTATGCTCACTGGGTTCGTTGCAACAGCATGGTCAAGTCCTGGCTTGTACACTCCACAATCCCTTCCATCTCCCATAGTATTCTATGGATTGACTCCGCACACGCCATATGGACTGACCTCCAAGATCGGTTCTCCCCAAAGAATGCACCGCGTATTTTTGAGATACGTCGTGCACTTTCCACTCATGTCCAAGGCAGTGATTCGATATCAGCATACTATACCATCGTCAAAGGTTATCGCGATGAACTGCTATCTTACCGTGCTCTTCCCAACTGTTCTTGTGGAGCTCTCAAAACGCTGCAAGATTTTCTGAATACCGATCACTTGCTTGACTTCCTTCAAGGCTTAAATGACAATTATGCGGCTGTGCGCAGCCAAATACTGCTGATGGACCCTTTGCCCACTGTCGCCAAGGCTTACTCACTGCTCTTGCAAGAAGAGCGCTAG